One Bradyrhizobium sp. CCGB12 genomic window carries:
- the rplC gene encoding 50S ribosomal protein L3 yields the protein MRSGVIAQKVGMTRVFTEAGEHIPVTVLKLGNCQVVGHRTEEKNGYVALQLGSGSRKTVYMPKAERGQFAVAKVEPKRRVEEFRVSQDAMIPVGAEILADHFVVGQFVDVTGTSVGKGFAGGMKRWNFGGLRATHGVSVSHRSIGSTGGRQDPGKTWKNKKMPGHMGVDRITTLNLRVVQTDVERGLILVEGAVPGSKGGWIRVRDAVKKPLPKEAPKPGKFKVAGGEAEAAAQQEGA from the coding sequence ATGCGCTCCGGAGTGATCGCACAAAAGGTCGGGATGACGCGGGTCTTCACGGAGGCCGGCGAACATATCCCCGTGACCGTGCTGAAGCTCGGCAATTGCCAGGTCGTAGGCCACCGCACCGAAGAGAAGAACGGTTACGTCGCGCTCCAGCTTGGTTCTGGCAGCCGCAAGACCGTTTACATGCCCAAGGCGGAGCGCGGTCAGTTCGCGGTCGCCAAGGTCGAGCCGAAGCGTCGGGTCGAGGAATTCCGCGTCTCCCAGGACGCCATGATCCCCGTCGGCGCCGAGATCCTCGCGGATCACTTCGTCGTCGGGCAGTTCGTCGACGTCACCGGCACCTCGGTCGGTAAGGGCTTCGCCGGCGGTATGAAGCGCTGGAACTTCGGCGGTCTGCGCGCCACCCACGGCGTGTCGGTCTCGCACCGCTCGATCGGTTCGACCGGTGGCCGTCAGGACCCCGGCAAGACCTGGAAGAACAAGAAGATGCCCGGCCACATGGGTGTCGACCGCATCACCACGCTCAACCTTCGCGTCGTCCAGACCGATGTCGAGCGCGGCCTGATCCTCGTCGAAGGCGCCGTTCCCGGCTCCAAGGGCGGCTGGATCCGCGTGCGCGACGCCGTCAAGAAGCCGCTGCCGAAGGAAGCTCCGAAGCCCGGCAAGTTCAAGGTTGCTGGTGGCGAAGCCGAGGCTGCGGCCCAGCAGGAGGGTGCGTGA
- the rpsJ gene encoding 30S ribosomal protein S10, protein MNGQNIRIRLKAFDHRILDTSTREIVNTAKRTGAQVRGPIPLPTRIEKFTVNRSPHVDKKSREQFEMRTHKRLLDIVDPTPQTVDALMKLDLAAGVDVEIKL, encoded by the coding sequence ATGAACGGCCAAAACATTCGTATCCGTCTCAAGGCGTTCGACCATCGTATCCTCGATACGTCGACCCGTGAGATCGTGAACACGGCGAAGCGCACCGGCGCGCAGGTCCGCGGACCCATTCCGCTGCCCACCCGCATCGAGAAGTTCACCGTCAACCGTTCGCCCCACGTCGACAAGAAGAGCCGCGAACAGTTCGAGATGCGCACTCACAAGCGCCTGCTCGACATCGTCGATCCGACCCCGCAGACCGTCGACGCTTTGATGAAGCTCGACCTGGCCGCCGGTGTCGACGTCGAGATCAAGCTCTAA
- the rplD gene encoding 50S ribosomal protein L4, with amino-acid sequence MELKVTTLEGKEAGSVQLSDTIFGLEPRQDIIARCVQWQLNKRQAGTHKAKGRAEIWRTGKKMYKQKGTGGARHGSARVPQFRGGGRAFGPVVRSHATDLPKKVRALALKHALSAKAKDGDLVVIEKAALEAAKTKALLGHFSGLGLTNALIIDGAELNNGFAAAARNIPNMDVLPIQGINVYDILRRQKLVLTKAAIDALEARFK; translated from the coding sequence ATGGAATTGAAGGTCACCACCCTCGAAGGTAAGGAAGCCGGCTCGGTCCAGCTTTCCGACACCATTTTCGGCCTCGAGCCGCGCCAGGACATCATTGCACGTTGCGTGCAGTGGCAGCTCAACAAGCGCCAGGCCGGTACGCACAAGGCCAAGGGACGCGCCGAGATCTGGCGCACCGGCAAGAAGATGTACAAGCAGAAGGGCACCGGCGGTGCTCGTCACGGCTCGGCCCGCGTGCCGCAGTTCCGCGGCGGCGGCCGTGCCTTCGGTCCGGTGGTGCGTTCGCACGCCACCGATCTGCCGAAGAAGGTCCGCGCGCTCGCGCTGAAGCATGCGCTCTCGGCCAAGGCCAAGGACGGCGATCTCGTCGTGATCGAAAAGGCCGCGCTGGAAGCCGCCAAGACCAAGGCGCTGCTCGGTCACTTCTCGGGCCTGGGGCTCACCAATGCGCTGATCATCGACGGCGCCGAGCTCAACAACGGCTTTGCCGCCGCGGCCCGCAACATCCCGAACATGGACGTGCTGCCGATCCAGGGCATCAATGTCTATGACATCCTGCGCCGTCAGAAGCTCGTTCTGACCAAGGCCGCCATCGATGCGCTGGAGGCGCGCTTCAAATG
- the tuf gene encoding elongation factor Tu: protein MAKAKFERNKPHCNIGTIGHVDHGKTSLTAAITKVLAEAGGATFTAYDQIDKAPEEKARGITISTAHVEYETPNRHYAHVDCPGHADYVKNMITGAAQMDGAILVVSAADGPMPQTREHILLARQVGVPALVVFLNKCDMVDDPELLELVELEVRELLSKYEFPGDKIPIIKGSALAALEDSDKKLGHDAILELMKNVDEYIPQPERPIDQPFLMPVEDVFSISGRGTVVTGRVERGVVKVGEEIEIVGLRATQKTTVTGVEMFRKLLDQGQAGDNIGALLRGTKREDVERGQVLAKPGSVKPHTKFKAEAYILTKEEGGRHTPFFTNYRPQFYFRTTDVTGVVHLPEGTEMVMPGDNIAMEVHLIVPIAMEEKLRFAIREGGRTVGAGVVASIIE from the coding sequence ATGGCCAAAGCAAAGTTTGAACGTAACAAGCCGCACTGCAACATCGGCACCATCGGTCACGTCGACCATGGCAAGACGTCGCTGACCGCGGCGATCACCAAGGTTCTCGCCGAAGCAGGCGGCGCGACGTTCACCGCGTACGACCAGATCGACAAGGCGCCGGAGGAGAAGGCGCGCGGCATCACCATCTCGACCGCTCACGTCGAGTACGAGACGCCGAACCGTCACTACGCCCACGTCGATTGCCCCGGCCACGCCGACTACGTCAAGAACATGATCACCGGCGCCGCCCAGATGGACGGTGCGATCCTGGTCGTGTCGGCTGCTGACGGCCCGATGCCGCAGACCCGCGAGCACATCCTGCTCGCTCGCCAGGTTGGCGTGCCCGCGCTCGTCGTGTTCCTCAACAAGTGCGACATGGTCGACGATCCGGAGCTGCTCGAGCTCGTCGAGCTCGAAGTCCGTGAGCTGCTGTCCAAGTACGAATTCCCGGGCGACAAGATCCCGATCATCAAGGGTTCGGCGCTCGCCGCTCTCGAAGATTCGGACAAGAAGCTCGGCCACGACGCCATCCTCGAGCTGATGAAGAACGTCGACGAGTACATCCCGCAGCCGGAGCGTCCGATCGACCAGCCGTTCCTGATGCCGGTTGAAGACGTGTTCTCGATCTCGGGCCGCGGCACCGTGGTGACCGGCCGTGTCGAGCGCGGTGTCGTCAAGGTCGGCGAGGAAATCGAGATCGTCGGTCTCCGCGCCACCCAGAAGACCACCGTCACCGGCGTCGAAATGTTCCGCAAGCTGCTCGATCAGGGTCAGGCCGGCGACAACATCGGCGCGCTGCTCCGCGGCACCAAGCGCGAGGACGTCGAGCGCGGTCAGGTTCTGGCCAAGCCCGGTTCGGTCAAGCCGCACACCAAGTTCAAGGCTGAGGCCTACATCCTCACCAAGGAAGAGGGCGGTCGTCACACCCCGTTCTTCACCAACTACCGTCCGCAGTTCTACTTCCGCACCACCGACGTGACCGGTGTCGTGCACCTGCCGGAAGGCACCGAGATGGTGATGCCGGGCGACAACATCGCGATGGAAGTGCACCTGATCGTGCCGATCGCGATGGAAGAGAAGCTCCGCTTCGCGATTCGCGAAGGCGGCCGCACGGTCGGCGCCGGCGTCGTCGCCTCGATCATCGAGTAA